Genomic DNA from Deltaproteobacteria bacterium:
CAGGTTTGCTCCGGTTATTGCATTGAAACTTCCCGACCTTACACCTAAAAAGTGGCAGAAACTGGAAGAGGTTGCTGTCGGCACTTCCAGTCTCATCAATCATGTTATTATTGCAGGTTATGGTCTTATGGGGCAGCACCTTGCCAATGTTCTTAAAAAGACAGGCATCCCCTATATGGTGCTCGATATAAATAATGAGAACGTACGCCGGGCCAAAGATGACGGGCATCTTGCCTATTATGGGGATACGAGCTATCCGGAAGTTCTTCGAAGTGTCGGTATTACGGCGGCAAAGGTTCTTGTTTTCTGCATATCCGACCCGGTAGGAACAAGACGGGGAATAAAGATTGCCAAGGAAGTTAACGCTGACCTGCATGTTATCGTGAGAACCAAATATATGGCGGAAATAGCCAGCCTTCTGAAGCTTGGGGCCAACCAGGTTATTCCTGAAGAATTCGAAACATCGGTAGAGATATTCTCAAGAGTGCTCAAGGAATACAAGGTGCCGGGCAACATCATTCAGAACCAGATAGATATGGTGAGACTGGAGGGATACTCCATGCTGAGGGGCGTATCCCTCCCTATGGAAAAGCTGACCAGGATCACTTCCTTTCTTGCGGCAAGCGTCAGTGAAAACTTTTTTGTCGAAGAAAATAATCCCGTTATTAACAAAAGTATTAAAGAACTGGATATCCGGGGGAACGGTGGCGCCAGCATAATAGCCGTTGTGAGGGGAAGCAAGACCAGGACCAACCCGCCTGCTACTTACGTCATCAATAGCGGCGACATACTGGTTCTTCTCGGCAGTCATGCCGAAATAGATACCGCCATGACCCTCCTTAAGGGGCAAAGAGAAGAAGAAGCGCCGGAAGCGACAGCCCATGAACTGTCCTGAATGCGGATACGAGCTTGAAGAAGGGAGTTTACTTTGCGCCGGATGCGGCGCACCGGCAGCCCCCAGGACTTTGTCCTGCCCCGGGGAGAGTGAAAGCAATCAAGCCGGTTTCACAGCGATAAAGAGTCAGGAAGCCATTCCCGAAATACCCCTGAGCGGGCTTCCTGTAAAGAGGTATCCAGGTGATGCAGGAGAGGTCAAAAAAGCTTCCTTTTTCAGAAGAGCGCTGGCCCTCTATTTCGATCTCATGTTGCAGGGAGTTATGGTCGTCATCTTTTTTATAGGCGGTATTTCTACCCTCAAAAAAGGCCTGGCCATAAAAGGCAGTGAAATGGGAATTGAAGATCTCCTGCTTATGACAGGCCCTCTGCTGCTGGCGGCCCTTATCATCAATATGAGCTACTTTACTTTTTTCCACTGGGCAACGGGGCAAACACCGGGGAAAAAACTGAACAATCTTAAAGTCGTAACCATTGATGGTGAAACTCCGGGGCTGGTCAGGTCTTTCGTCAGGTGGGCAGGCTACTTTCTTTCCGCAATGCCTTTTATGCTCGGTTTTTTCCTTGCCGCCATAGACGGACAGAAGCAAGCCCTTCATGATAAATTTGCGGGGACTTATGTCATTGATGCAAAGGCCTGGCCCGAAGCTCCGGAAGCGTGAGCACGGCTTGAACAAGGTCTTAAAAACAAATACGCTTTCTCTTTACCCCATGGTTACAACATGAATGTAATCAAGGGGTGAAGAGAAACTGCAAGTTGAGTCATGATCTTGCCGAAGAACCGCATCAGCCCTTTTTCGTTCCCACCTTTTTCGCCGCGCCTTCCAGCGCTTGCGACGTGGTCATCATCTGACCGAAGCGGTTATTCATATCGATAATTTCCCAGATTTCCGTCGGCAGGGTGCTTTCAAAACCCTTAAAAGTTACGGCCCCGGCATAGTGGAATAACTGCCTTATTTCACCATTGGCATTGATGGCAACGACAAGCCTGATAAGAGAATTGAAAAAGGCAAAGCTTTTGACTATTTCCGGGTCAAGCGAGGCAACAGGCAGCTTAATATCGACAAAGCGGAAATTCCCGGCACAGGCCTTACGGTAGGCTGTAAGGGCTTCACCACTGAGAGCGTCGCCGGCATTATAAATGGCCATCCCCTTTTTGAGGTAACTTCTTATCCCCCTCATACCGGAAGAAAGCGTCTTTTTCACATGAATGCGGGCAGCCTCTACATAGAGTTTGCAGGCCTCCTGTCCCTTGCCGCCGGAAAATGCCTTTCTAAGAGAAAGCTCATACTGCGGCGCCAGGGGCAGGCCGAGAGAATTACCTGTGTAGACCTGGAAGGGAAGGGCCAGAGCAGGGAGGTTTAAGCGCTTTCTTTCAAGTTCCAGGAGTTCCTTAACGGGCGCTATGACCGATGCCGGCCTCGACGTGCCCCTGGCCGATTCATTGATCTTCTCACAGATGGAAACCTTCTGATGACCCCAGAGTGAATCTTCGAAGGTGATAACAGTGGGTGAAGCGCCATAGGAGATGAAACTTCCGGAAATCAGATGCTGGCCTGTGAGTTGATCCAGTTCATGCGCCATTTCGCTTTTGAGCGCTTCTTCACGCTCCTGTACCTGACGCATTGCCTGGTTATCCCTGTCGTCCCCGGAAAGGAGCTTTTTTCGCTTTACCCGGCAGGCATCGATTTCAGCAGTGTATCGCTTTTTGATTTCTTCGGCCCTTCGGGTAAGGTCTTCTCTTTGCTGCCTTTTTTGAAGGAGCGCCGCATACTGTCCCAGGTGCCGTCTGATCTGAATTGAAATCTCCACCATTCCCGCAATATCGCCGGACAGGGAAACAGCGTCTCCAAGGAGGTTATTAAGATATATGCCGCCCCTGTCTTCAAGCTGGGAAAGTCCCTGAAATTTGGTTTTGGCAATGCGGAGGATGGGATCATAAAACTCTTCACGGATGAAATAGGCCATCACATCTTCCTTGAAGAGGGCCGTGCGTTTTGTATAGTCCTTGAGGTCGATAAAGTAGTGGCCCACATTAGTGGCGGTTTTGGCTTTTTTGAGAATGGGCCTTGAACCGAACTGGTAAAGGCGGCCGCTTGCGTAAAGTTCATTTAGTTCTCTGTCCGACTCCTTGCCGCTCAGAGCTTTGAATGCGCCCATCATTTCCTGGGCCCAGGAAGCCATTAACTTGTCCGTTATATGGGCGGCCATATTCACCCTGATCTGCTTGCGGGCTGCATGCTTCTTCATGCCGAGGGCTTTAAGGGGCCGCCAGTTACTGTAGTTTTTAAAAAGGTTTGCCAGATGATCAAGCTTTTTTGACAGGGCCTCGGAATCCTTAAAGTCTTTAGCAAGTTTTCTTGTCGTTGCCACCAGTTCTTTCCTGCTTTTTCCTGAAGAGAGGCTCTTTCCCATCTTTTCGGGATGGAGGAAAAACTGTTCAATGGTGCTAAAGAGTTCGCTCTCAAGCGGCAACCCTGCACGTAGAACGGCCAGCATGGCGCGCCGGTAAAAGGCCGCCCGGTAGCTCCTCATTGCCGCCTTTCGCACTTTCCTTTTTGAAGAAAGCAACTTGTCAATGCTTTGCTCAAAGCTTGCAAAGGCGGCAAGGCTGCCTGCCTTTTTTATAAACGCTTTTTCCTTGTTACCGAGGATGGATGCGGGAACATCATAGGCATTGCAGTCGCTAAGATTGCCCTTAATGTTGTTACAGGAAAGGGCAGGGCTTAAAAGGGCTGACCAGCAAAGGGCAATGCGGGAGCGGGGCGGCATCCGGATCTGATAGGTATGGAGAAGCTGCCCTTTAACGCATTCGTTAAGGAGGTGAAGAGCCGTTGCCAGCGCAAGCGCCGTAATCCGCTTTGTCTCATCGGCAACGGGGATGCTTTCCACCACTTCCGTTACCCTGGAATAGCTGTTTAACAGTATCCAGAGAAGGAAATATGGCGTTTCCTCTTCTCCTTTCGTCCCTGCCATTTCATCTGTGGCGTCGACAAAAAGCCGGATTAGCTTCTCCATAAGGATTCGCCCCCTGCCGTTACTGCCAAGCCAGCTTTCCATAATGCCCGAATCGAGGAGAAACAGGTATTGCGGCGCTAATTCCAGGGCTCTGCGCAGGTACTGATTTTTTAATCCTGCCGGGCTTTTATAGGATTTGGGCCTGAGATCGGCCGTTGAGCCGTGATCGATCATGAGGTAGGAATCACTCTCTTCACCGATTGCGTCCTTATTCCGGTAGATGAAGAGATAGGCCAGTTCTTTCATGGCCTTGTCGAGGACTTCCTTTACATTGGGATCGATCACGTAGGGGAGAGAGTAGTCGGAAAGGGACGTTCCCAGCTTTATTCGCGCATGCTCCAGGTCGGGCCGGATATATTCCTTTACCGGCTTTTTTGCTTCCCTGGCGAGGTCAAATATGGCGTGATAATCGGCAGTCCTCTGTCCTGCATCCATTTACTCCCTCCCGGCGGAATAAAAAAAGGGCTAATCCTGGAAACGGCAGTTGGCCATTAATGAAAATAGATTATCACTGTTTATGCGTGGAATCAACTTTCAGGGTTTAAATTTGACAAATTCAGGCGGAGAGCGGCAGGGTTTTATTATGCATTGAATTTGATTTATCTCCCCCTCCCCTGCCGCAACGGGATACGGAAGAAGCCCGTTAAGCTTCAGGTAAAGCCGGGATTTTTAAAATCATGACTTATTCCCGTAAACAGGTATGGAAAGTACTCTTTCAAAGGGGGGCATGGAGGATGGAATTCACCTTCTCAATAAAGATGTCTTTAGTAAAAGGCTTGGCTATGTAAGGGCACTCCTGTTTTTCAAGGAAAGTATTTTCATATTTTTCTATACCTGCAGTAATGAAGAGAACTTTACATACACTTTTGGGGGATTCCATCTTTAGTCTTTTAAAAAACTCGATTCCGTTAATTTCAGGAATCTGGATATCGCAAATGATGAGAGAGTAATCATCGGTCAATGCTTTTTCCAGGGCCTCAAGACCACCTATGACATGATCTACACTGATATCCTCATAAAAAAGCTTGAAAAACTTGTTGTAAATATCAGCTATATCGGCGTTATCTTCAATGATGAGCACTTTTTTGGTCTCTATCATAAGGCATCCTGTCAGGGTATAAAAATTAAGACAGTGTAAATAAGGGACTGTAATTAACGAATTACAATTAAGTATTACAGAGATTGGAATATAAGTCAAAAAGGGAAGGCGGGTATAAATGGGGCAGCATAATGATGCTGCCGCCCCGTGATTATCGCTTGATCAGGATGAAATTTCTTTGAGAGAGTTCTTTACTTCATCAACATGGCCTTTAACCTTGACTTTTGACCAGATACGGGCAATTTTCCCGTCAGGATCGATGATAAAAGTGCTTCTTACGATGCCCATGGATTCCTTTCCGTACATCTTTTTTAATTGCCATACCCCATAATCCTCCATCATCTTATGCTCTGCATCGGTGAGAAGGGTTACTTTTAAGGCTTTTTTGTCGATAAACCTGCGGTGGCTTGCCTGTGAATCACGGCTCACACCGAGAACCCGCGCATTCATATTGCTGAATTCATCGATGCCTGCGCTGAAGTCTATCGCTTCCGTTGTACAGCCGGGTGTATTATCCCTGGGATAAAAATAGAGAATTACCCACTTGCCTTTCATGCTGCTTAAAGTAACCGGATTGCCGTTTTCATCAGGCAGACCAAATTGCGGCGCTTTGTCTCCAATCGTTAACGTGGACATTAGAAGTCCTCCTTAATTTTTTTTCCAGTGGCCCCTTTTGATGCAGATGTCTCTTGAATGGATTCAACTTTTTCAGGCGCCAAGATGTTGGACAAGAATTTTTATTCCAATGCCGATAAGTATGAGGCCACCTGCTATTTCAATTTTACTTTCGAAAAAATGACCGAATTTTCCACCCATATAAACACCCGAAAATGAAAGCAGGAAGGTGACCATGCCGATGATAATAGCAGGTGAAGCGATATCTACATCAAGAAAGGACAAGGTGAATCCCACGGCCAGGGCATCGATGCTTGTCGCTATGGAAAGGATGAGAAGAATATAGATATTGAGCGTATCTTTTTCCTCCTTTTCTTCATCGAGAAAGGTGGATTCATAAATCATTTTCCCGCCCACAAAGGAAAGTAACGCAAAAGCTATCCAGTGGTCTATTGCCGAGATGAAGCCTTTCAGGCCAAGTCCGGCAAGCCATCCGACGACAGGCATAATGGCCTGAAAAGAACCGAAAAACAGGGCAATCCTGAAGGCATGGCCTATGCGGATCTTTTTTATAGCCAGACCGCTCGATATGGATAGAGCAAAGGCATCCATGGCAAGGCCAAGGGCGATGATGAGAACAGTCAATATATCCATGATTTATGTGCTTAAAGGGGAAGTCAGGCCTCTTAAATGAAATGCAGCGTACTATATTTGA
This window encodes:
- a CDS encoding cation:proton antiporter, producing the protein LSLALGAFIAGIVISESAYSHQITASVLPFRDIFNSIFFISIGMLIRFDNLIVHWLPIIVITTLIILFKALVISLIFFSMRYAARVSFIVGFGLAQVGEFSFVLLKIGQDAAIINQFKYQILLSSTVITMILTPIMIRFAPVIALKLPDLTPKKWQKLEEVAVGTSSLINHVIIAGYGLMGQHLANVLKKTGIPYMVLDINNENVRRAKDDGHLAYYGDTSYPEVLRSVGITAAKVLVFCISDPVGTRRGIKIAKEVNADLHVIVRTKYMAEIASLLKLGANQVIPEEFETSVEIFSRVLKEYKVPGNIIQNQIDMVRLEGYSMLRGVSLPMEKLTRITSFLAASVSENFFVEENNPVINKSIKELDIRGNGGASIIAVVRGSKTRTNPPATYVINSGDILVLLGSHAEIDTAMTLLKGQREEEAPEATAHELS
- a CDS encoding RDD family protein — protein: MNCPECGYELEEGSLLCAGCGAPAAPRTLSCPGESESNQAGFTAIKSQEAIPEIPLSGLPVKRYPGDAGEVKKASFFRRALALYFDLMLQGVMVVIFFIGGISTLKKGLAIKGSEMGIEDLLLMTGPLLLAALIINMSYFTFFHWATGQTPGKKLNNLKVVTIDGETPGLVRSFVRWAGYFLSAMPFMLGFFLAAIDGQKQALHDKFAGTYVIDAKAWPEAPEA
- a CDS encoding response regulator; amino-acid sequence: MIETKKVLIIEDNADIADIYNKFFKLFYEDISVDHVIGGLEALEKALTDDYSLIICDIQIPEINGIEFFKRLKMESPKSVCKVLFITAGIEKYENTFLEKQECPYIAKPFTKDIFIEKVNSILHAPL
- the bcp gene encoding thioredoxin-dependent thiol peroxidase, coding for MSTLTIGDKAPQFGLPDENGNPVTLSSMKGKWVILYFYPRDNTPGCTTEAIDFSAGIDEFSNMNARVLGVSRDSQASHRRFIDKKALKVTLLTDAEHKMMEDYGVWQLKKMYGKESMGIVRSTFIIDPDGKIARIWSKVKVKGHVDEVKNSLKEISS
- a CDS encoding manganese efflux pump MntP family protein: MDILTVLIIALGLAMDAFALSISSGLAIKKIRIGHAFRIALFFGSFQAIMPVVGWLAGLGLKGFISAIDHWIAFALLSFVGGKMIYESTFLDEEKEEKDTLNIYILLILSIATSIDALAVGFTLSFLDVDIASPAIIIGMVTFLLSFSGVYMGGKFGHFFESKIEIAGGLILIGIGIKILVQHLGA